AAAAACCGGAAAGTGGTTGCAACACTGTCCGGCCAATAGCTTGGGCCAACCTCCATTTAATTTATCTGACTAAACAAACTTTACTGAAACCCAAAACCGTACAAAAGTATGTATTTTTCTACTTCTTGTTTGCAGCGTATTACCCATAAGCGCCTAAAAAAATTACTATTGGTGATGAAGTTAACCACTTTGCTCATATTGATCGGTTTCCTGCAGGTGAATGCCGCCGTTTACGGCCAGCGCATTAATATTAATGCGAGCAACATCAGCATTGAAACCCTTTTTAAACAAATTGAAAAGCAAAGCGGCTATTCCTTTTTTTATAAAGCCAATACCCTCAAAAATCTGCCAAAAATTGATGTGGAAATTGATAATGCCACCATTGATGAGGTACTTGAAAAATGCTTTAAGAACAAGCCGCTTGATTATCTGATTGTTGATAAAAGCATTGTTGTTAAACGTAAGGAAATACCCGCGATGGTTGTTTTGCAGGACAACGTTATTATATCGGGCAAGGTAGTTGATGAAACCGGGCATCCCCTGCCCGGAGTTTCTGTCAGGCTAAAAAATGCACCCAACGTATGGATCACCAACCAGCAGGGGCAATTTACGGGGCTATTAATTAATCCTGGCGATAATGCGGTGCTACAGATAAGCTATGTAGGCTATATTACGCAGGAAATACCTGTTAAAAACTTTAAACAGGGCATCACCATTACCATGAAGCCCGATATCGGCCAGTTAGATGAGATCCAGGTTATCGGTTACGGGCAAACCACCAAGCGCTTCAACACCGGCGATCAAACCACTATAACCGCCAAACAAATTGAAAACTACCCGGTAAGCAACGTATTATCGGTACTGCAGGGCACTGTTCCGGGTATGGTGATCAGCCAGTCTACAGGCCAGGCGGGTAGTACTTACTCGGTGCTCATTCGCGGCCAAAATGGTTTGATAACCAATACCGATCCTCTTTATGTGGTTGATGGCGTGCCTTATAATGGCGGGGCTTTTTCATCACAAAAATCAAACGTATTAGGTTCGGCCAACAGGGCCTATGATGCATTAAGTCTTATTAATCCCCTGGATATTGAAAGCGTTAACGTTTTAAAGGATGCCGATGCTACGGCCATATACGGATCAAGAGGTGCCAACGGAGTTATTTTAATCACAACAAAAAAAGGTAAAAGCGGCGATACCAGGGTTGATGTTAACGTTTTTAGTGGATTTAGCGAAGTGCCTAAACTTACTCCACTGTTAAATACACCACAATATCTTGAGTTACGCCGTGAAGGTAAAAAGAACGACAATTTACCTATCGGCCCGGGCGACTATGACATTAACGGCACCTGGGATACAACCCGTTATACTAACTACCCGAAATTATTTTTAGGTGATCAGGGCCATACTACCAATGCCCAGGTGAGTATATCGGGTGGTGCGCCTAACATTTCATATCGTGTTAGCGGTAACTTCCGCAGGCAATCAAACGTGCAGCAACTGATAGGCGGCCGTGAGCAGGTATCATCATTAAGCTTTAACCTCAACTCAAGCAGCAGCAACAAGCGTTTTAACATGACGTTTAGCGGCGGTTACACCAACAGCGATAATAATATACCAACTGCAGATCTGTCGGGTTCAGCATTCAGTATGGCACCTAACAGCCCGGCTTTATATAAACCGGATGGCTCGCTTAATTTTGAAAACAACACATTCAGCAACCCTTTACTGGGTAGTAAACTTATAGCCCGTACCGCTTTAACCAACTTAACCAGCAGTATGCAGGCCAGCTATCTTATTATAAAAGGCCTTACCTTACAAACCACTGTTGGCTATAACAAGCAAGGCAATAACGAGTTTTTAGCTACTACTCTCGCTTCTTTCACTCCGGCCCTGATAGCTGCCGGTGCCAAAGGCTCGGCAAACTATACCTACGCAAACAAAAGCTATTGGAGTATTGAGCCCCAGGTAAACTATAACCGCACCGACGGTAAAGGCCAGTTAGGCGTTACAATCGGCGGAAGT
The sequence above is a segment of the Mucilaginibacter celer genome. Coding sequences within it:
- a CDS encoding SusC/RagA family TonB-linked outer membrane protein, with translation MKLTTLLILIGFLQVNAAVYGQRININASNISIETLFKQIEKQSGYSFFYKANTLKNLPKIDVEIDNATIDEVLEKCFKNKPLDYLIVDKSIVVKRKEIPAMVVLQDNVIISGKVVDETGHPLPGVSVRLKNAPNVWITNQQGQFTGLLINPGDNAVLQISYVGYITQEIPVKNFKQGITITMKPDIGQLDEIQVIGYGQTTKRFNTGDQTTITAKQIENYPVSNVLSVLQGTVPGMVISQSTGQAGSTYSVLIRGQNGLITNTDPLYVVDGVPYNGGAFSSQKSNVLGSANRAYDALSLINPLDIESVNVLKDADATAIYGSRGANGVILITTKKGKSGDTRVDVNVFSGFSEVPKLTPLLNTPQYLELRREGKKNDNLPIGPGDYDINGTWDTTRYTNYPKLFLGDQGHTTNAQVSISGGAPNISYRVSGNFRRQSNVQQLIGGREQVSSLSFNLNSSSSNKRFNMTFSGGYTNSDNNIPTADLSGSAFSMAPNSPALYKPDGSLNFENNTFSNPLLGSKLIARTALTNLTSSMQASYLIIKGLTLQTTVGYNKQGNNEFLATTLASFTPALIAAGAKGSANYTYANKSYWSIEPQVNYNRTDGKGQLGVTIGGSLQKQMSDATQLIANGYTNDLLINNLASGTSVVPNGPGYNALTYKYAAYFGRANYNWDNKYILNISGRYDGSSRFGQDRQFHTFYAAGGAWLFSSEQFIKRAAPFISFGKLKASYGETGNDQIGDYLYLQNFTTVTAANAYQGVPGINPSNLANPYLTWETTRKTNFGAEIQFLNGRIGIDGNYFINKTINILSSVPLSSTTGFTAINQNLNARVQNKGFDITLNTVNVRSNSFTWTTTFIFSRQRNALLSFPNANTAIQQQLNQSVNTIFVNRYAGVNPQTGVYQFYDRNGAIVAAPAANGSDQVKLLNTNPDYFGSVTNTFTYKDFSLNFLFRGIKQLGQSPFGQIVQATYPGFANYNVPVQLLDRWRKPGDVATYERATSSFSAALLAKLSVNRNLDAFYSDASYIRLQNASLGYQFPVELTTKMHLRSLKVYMLGENLATISKYKFSDPEIQNYQRLSPLRTITFGIQASL